The following coding sequences lie in one Micropterus dolomieu isolate WLL.071019.BEF.003 ecotype Adirondacks linkage group LG15, ASM2129224v1, whole genome shotgun sequence genomic window:
- the zgc:110319 gene encoding NFU1 iron-sulfur cluster scaffold homolog, mitochondrial yields the protein MAAHMRWGLRHLLRARNTTHFRFPDKTRSSYHSQCMTQSFRKDQPQLGTRTTRFSIRHLSIQTQDTPNPSSLKFLPGKPVLGSGTLDFPSPSSAGCSSLARDLFEIEGVKSVFFGPDFITVTKTDEDVEWTDIKRHALEAIANFFESGDPITTGAVYNESSHSEDDDDIVSMIKELLDTRIRPTVQEDGGDVIFKGFEDGTVKLKLVGSCTGCPSSTVTLKNGIQNMMQFYIPEVDNVEQVEDEVDEINAKVFSEVERKLKEE from the exons atggcgGCGCACATGAGATGGGGACTTCGCCATTTGTTACGGGCAAGAAATACGACTCACTTTAG GTTTCCAGACAAGACCAGAAGCTCATACCACTCACAGTGCATGACCCAGAGCTTTAGGAAAGATCAGCCTCAGCTTGGGACAAGAACCACACGCTTCTCAA TAAGACACCTGTCCATCCAGACTCAAGACACTCCAAACCCCAGCAGCTTGAAGTTTCTCCCTGGTAAACCTGTCCTAGGAAGTGGGACGCTTGACTTTCCCTCTCCGAGCTCAGCCGGATGCTCATCTTTAGCCAG gGACCTGTTTGAAATCGAAGGAGTAAAAAGTGTGTTCTTTGGCCCTGACTTCATCACAGTCACTAAA ACAGACGAGGATGTGGAATGGACTGACATTAAGCGTCATGCTTTGGAGGCTATTGCTAACTTCTTTGAGAGTGGTGACCCGATAACAACCGGAGCAGTATACAATGAAAGCA GTCATtctgaagatgatgatgatattgtATCGATGATAAAGGAGCTTCTGGACACCAGAATCAG GCCTACAGTGCAGGAGGACGGAGGCGATGTCATCTTTAAGGGGTTTGAGGATGGCACAGTCAAACTGAAGCTGGTTGGTTCCTGCACAGGGTGTCCCAGCTCCACAGTTACCCTGAAAAACGGCATTCAGAACATGATGCAGTTCTATATCCCTGAAGTTGACAATGTGGAACAG GTGGAAGATGAAGTGGATGAAATCAATGCAAAGGTTTTCTCAGAGGTGGAACGCAAattaaaagaagaataa